The Kineococcus radiotolerans SRS30216 = ATCC BAA-149 genomic interval GCCGCCGAGATCGGCGGCACCGTGAGCCCCGAGCACTGGCGCCGGACGCTGGGCCTGCTGCTGGACGGGCTCGCCCCCGCCCGCACCGGGCACCGCCCGCTGCCGGGGGCCGCGCTGTCGGAGGAGGAGTTCCACGAGGCGATGGACCGGCGCGGGCACCGCTGAGGACGGGCCGGCTCAGGCCTTCCAGCCGCCGTCGGAGCACAGCAGCTGACCGTTGATCCAGCCGCCCTGCTCGCCCAGCAGGAACGACACGAGGTTCGCGGTGTCCTGCGGCGTCCCGCCCCGGCCCAGCGGGTTGCGCTCCAGCAGGTCGCGCCGCAGCTCGTCGTCCATCCAGCCGGTGTCGACCGGCCCGGGGTTGACGACGTTGGCGGTCAGGCGCAGGTCCTGCAGCTCCCGCGCCGCGGCCAGCACGATCCGGTCCAGGGCCCCCTTGCTGGCGCCGTAGGGCAGGTTGTGGACGGTGTGGTCGCTGGTGAGGGCCACGATCCGCCCCGTCCCGGGCGCCCCGCGGAACCGGCGCGCGAACTCCGCGATCAGCAGCCACGCCGCCCGCGCGTTCACCGCGAAGTGCCGGTCGAAGCTCTCGACCGTGGTGTCCAGGATCGAGGAGTCCACCGACTCCGCGTGGGCCATCACCAGCGCCGTCACCGGGCCGAGGGCGGACTCCACCGCCTCGAGCAGCTCCGCCGGCGCCTCGGGGCGGGAGAGGTCCGCGGGCACGGCGACGGTGGCGGCGCCGGCCGCGCGCAGCTCCGCGTGGACCTCGTCCGGGTCGTGCTCCCGGCGCCCCCACGGCATCCGGTCGTCGTAGGGGGTCCAGTGGCTGGTCGCCACGTCCCAGCCGTCGCGGGCCAGCCGCGCCGCGATCCCCGCCCCGATCCCCACCCGCCGTCCGACACCCGTCACGAGAACCACCGGTCGCTGCGCCACCCGGCCACTGTGGCGGGAACCCCCCGGGGGTGCGCAACGGGGTTCCGCGGCAGGATCGCGGCGTGAGTC includes:
- a CDS encoding SDR family oxidoreductase, whose product is MAQRPVVLVTGVGRRVGIGAGIAARLARDGWDVATSHWTPYDDRMPWGRREHDPDEVHAELRAAGAATVAVPADLSRPEAPAELLEAVESALGPVTALVMAHAESVDSSILDTTVESFDRHFAVNARAAWLLIAEFARRFRGAPGTGRIVALTSDHTVHNLPYGASKGALDRIVLAAARELQDLRLTANVVNPGPVDTGWMDDELRRDLLERNPLGRGGTPQDTANLVSFLLGEQGGWINGQLLCSDGGWKA